One Lycium barbarum isolate Lr01 chromosome 5, ASM1917538v2, whole genome shotgun sequence genomic window carries:
- the LOC132639617 gene encoding cyclin-dependent protein kinase inhibitor SMR6-like yields the protein MGFSKKSTSSNHPMDGNIVESETKKGWIIAGIKLRSPLKPILTSKNWNKHVDEEQEQEEYFATTPTYEESRLSRKCLTCPPAPKKRKTSSRCHNSNNGHVREFFHPPLDLETVFMSRLET from the coding sequence ATGGGATTTTCAAAAAAGTCAACTAGTAGTAATCACCCAATGGATGGAAATATTGTAGAGTCAGAAACCAAAAAAGGATGGATCATTgcaggaataaaattgaggagtccattgaagcCTATATTAACATCCAAGAATTGGAACAAGCATGTTGATGAAGAACAAGAACAAGAAGAGTACTTTGCAACAACTCCAACGTATGAGGAATCAAGGTTATCAAGAAAGTGCTTAACATGTCCACCAGCTCCTAAGAAGAGAAAAACATCTTCAAGGTGCCATAATAGTAATAATGGTCATGTTAGGGAATTCTTTCATCCACCTTTAGACTTGGAAACTGTTTTTATGAGCAGACTTGAAACTTGA